In Agromyces sp. 3263, a single genomic region encodes these proteins:
- a CDS encoding MFS transporter, which produces MRTFVQVLVNTAIANITTSFLWFALTFWVYLETKSVLATGIIGGAYMLLIAFFAMLFGSIVDRHRKIRVMVFSSLLTLGSFVIAGVLYLLQPESALLDLGGPWFWAFAGVILFGSVVEHMRNIALSTTVTLLVPEERHANANGLVGTVQGLAFIVTSVFSGLAIGLLGMGWTLVIAITLTLVALVHLLFLRVPEEQPVPAEGERASTIDFKGSIAAVRRAPGLFALILFSTLNNLIGGVYMALMDPYGLTIFSVEVWGIVLGVTATGFIIGGLVVAKFGLGKNPIRTMLLVVIGMGLLGSLFTIRESWVLYGLGIWAYMCLIPVVEASEQTVIQKVVPFQRQGRVFGLAAAIESAAAPVTAFLIAPIAQFWIIPYMESGSGKETWGWLLGDGDARGIALVFLFSGLVMVVLALLAFTTRSYRLLSVEYQRAPASEQAEAASDAGEADASAAGEAAQRTR; this is translated from the coding sequence ATGCGCACGTTCGTGCAGGTGCTCGTCAACACCGCGATCGCGAACATCACGACGAGCTTCCTCTGGTTCGCGCTGACGTTCTGGGTGTACCTCGAGACGAAGTCGGTGCTCGCCACGGGCATCATCGGCGGCGCCTACATGCTGCTCATCGCGTTCTTCGCGATGCTCTTCGGCTCGATCGTCGACCGCCACCGCAAGATCCGGGTGATGGTCTTCTCGAGCCTGCTCACCCTCGGGTCGTTCGTGATCGCCGGGGTGCTCTACCTGCTGCAGCCCGAGTCCGCGCTGCTCGACCTCGGCGGGCCGTGGTTCTGGGCGTTCGCGGGCGTCATCCTCTTCGGCTCGGTGGTCGAGCACATGCGCAACATCGCACTGTCGACGACCGTCACGCTCCTCGTGCCCGAAGAGCGGCACGCCAACGCGAACGGCCTGGTCGGCACGGTGCAGGGCCTCGCCTTCATCGTCACGAGCGTGTTCAGCGGCCTCGCGATCGGCTTGCTCGGCATGGGGTGGACCCTGGTGATCGCCATCACGCTCACCCTCGTGGCACTCGTGCACCTGCTCTTCCTGCGCGTGCCCGAGGAGCAGCCGGTGCCGGCCGAGGGCGAGCGGGCATCGACGATCGACTTCAAGGGCAGCATCGCGGCGGTGCGCCGGGCGCCCGGACTGTTCGCGCTCATCCTCTTCTCGACGCTGAACAACCTCATCGGCGGCGTGTACATGGCGCTGATGGACCCGTACGGCCTCACGATCTTCTCGGTCGAAGTGTGGGGCATCGTGCTCGGGGTCACCGCCACCGGCTTCATCATCGGCGGGCTCGTGGTCGCGAAGTTCGGCCTCGGCAAGAACCCGATCCGCACGATGCTGCTGGTCGTGATCGGCATGGGCCTGCTCGGGTCGCTGTTCACGATCCGCGAGTCGTGGGTGCTCTACGGCCTCGGCATCTGGGCCTACATGTGCCTCATCCCGGTGGTGGAGGCGTCCGAGCAGACGGTGATCCAGAAGGTGGTGCCGTTCCAACGTCAGGGCCGGGTCTTCGGCCTCGCGGCCGCGATCGAGTCGGCGGCGGCTCCCGTCACGGCGTTCCTCATCGCGCCGATCGCGCAGTTCTGGATCATCCCCTACATGGAGTCGGGCAGCGGCAAGGAGACGTGGGGCTGGCTGCTCGGCGACGGTGACGCCCGCGGCATCGCGCTCGTGTTCCTGTTCTCGGGGCTCGTGATGGTGGTGCTCGCACTACTCGCCTTCACGACCCGGTCGTACCGCCTGCTGTCGGTCGAGTACCAGCGGGCGCCGGCGTCGGAGCAGGCCGAGGCCGCTTCCGACGCCGGCGAGGCGGACGCTTCCGCTGCCGGCGAGGCCGCTCAGCGCACGCGGTAG
- a CDS encoding dihydrofolate reductase family protein has translation MGRLTVEQIVSVDGYGADADGGLGFIQTARGGNPNDADQLAFLDGIDAILLGATTYRMFAEYWPVADPEVEVVAEPINRLPKFVVSNTLESAPWGEGSIEILRGDAAEATAGLKEQYSGIVVWGSFMLADALFAAGLVDDLRLRVVPVLIGEGRSITPVGLGERRLELDHVATHPSGHLGLSYRVR, from the coding sequence ATGGGCCGGCTCACCGTCGAGCAGATCGTGAGCGTCGACGGCTACGGGGCGGATGCCGACGGCGGCCTCGGATTCATCCAGACCGCCCGTGGGGGCAACCCGAACGATGCCGACCAGCTCGCGTTCCTCGACGGCATCGATGCCATCCTGCTCGGCGCGACCACCTACCGGATGTTCGCCGAGTACTGGCCCGTGGCCGACCCCGAGGTGGAGGTGGTCGCCGAGCCGATCAACCGCCTGCCGAAGTTCGTCGTGTCGAACACGCTCGAATCCGCACCGTGGGGCGAGGGATCGATCGAGATCCTCCGAGGCGACGCCGCCGAAGCGACCGCCGGGCTCAAGGAGCAGTACAGCGGGATCGTCGTCTGGGGCAGCTTCATGCTCGCGGACGCGCTCTTCGCCGCCGGCCTCGTCGACGACCTGCGCCTGCGCGTCGTGCCGGTGCTCATCGGCGAAGGACGGTCCATCACCCCGGTCGGCCTCGGGGAGCGCCGGCTCGAGCTCGACCACGTGGCCACGCACCCGAGCGGCCACCTCGGCCTCTCCTACCGCGTGCGCTGA
- a CDS encoding SRPBCC domain-containing protein: MPEQTATSTKQFTITRVFDAPRETVWRMWTDPDEAATWWHPRGLTTPRESVEIDLRPGGRYAYTMVAPDGSEYPTGGTYREITPPSRLVFTWADPDDPDDIAPLITIDLAEHGERGEQTLMTFHVRGIDAAPGDENVYDGWASAFDLLDEHLAGAREADATGRLPTGGAD; the protein is encoded by the coding sequence ATGCCTGAGCAGACCGCCACCAGCACCAAGCAGTTCACCATCACGCGCGTCTTCGATGCGCCCCGCGAGACCGTCTGGCGCATGTGGACCGACCCCGACGAGGCGGCCACGTGGTGGCACCCGCGCGGGCTCACCACCCCGCGCGAGTCGGTCGAGATCGATCTACGGCCGGGCGGACGCTACGCCTACACGATGGTCGCGCCCGACGGCAGCGAGTATCCGACGGGCGGCACCTACCGCGAGATCACGCCGCCCTCGCGGCTCGTGTTCACGTGGGCCGACCCCGACGATCCCGACGACATCGCGCCGCTCATCACGATCGACCTGGCCGAACACGGGGAGCGCGGGGAGCAGACGCTCATGACGTTCCACGTGCGGGGCATCGACGCGGCACCGGGCGACGAGAACGTCTACGACGGATGGGCGTCCGCGTTCGACCTGCTCGACGAGCACCTCGCCGGCGCGCGCGAGGCCGACGCGACGGGCCGGCTGCCGACGGGCGGGGCCGACTGA
- a CDS encoding metalloregulator ArsR/SmtB family transcription factor, producing the protein MVGATDELSLVFQALADPTRRAIISRLRGGPTTVGELAAPFAMSRPAISQHLKVLERAGLIERTADAQWRRCTLRTEPLDEASAWVDRHRDAWNERFDLLDERLRELKGETDA; encoded by the coding sequence ATGGTCGGTGCGACGGACGAGCTGAGCCTCGTGTTCCAGGCCCTCGCCGATCCGACGCGGCGCGCGATCATCTCGCGCCTCCGCGGCGGGCCGACGACGGTCGGGGAACTGGCCGCGCCGTTCGCGATGAGCCGCCCCGCGATCTCGCAGCACCTCAAGGTACTCGAGCGCGCCGGCCTCATCGAACGCACCGCCGACGCGCAGTGGCGCCGCTGCACGCTCCGCACGGAGCCCCTCGACGAGGCATCCGCCTGGGTCGACCGGCATCGTGACGCGTGGAACGAGCGCTTCGACCTGCTCGACGAGCGACTCCGCGAGCTGAAAGGAGAGACGGATGCCTGA
- a CDS encoding cupin domain-containing protein — protein sequence MADLVRNVQAALDSFSEPWQPRRLVSVNDYDVKVVKLLGEFTWHSHPETDELFMVISGDLVIQLRDGDVRLGPGDVYVVPRGVEHCPRADGEVSAILIEPQGTVNTGDTPSERTAQLRDLD from the coding sequence ATGGCAGATCTGGTGCGCAATGTGCAGGCCGCCCTCGACTCGTTCTCGGAGCCCTGGCAGCCCCGGCGCCTCGTGAGCGTGAACGACTACGACGTGAAGGTGGTGAAGCTGCTCGGCGAGTTCACGTGGCACAGCCACCCCGAGACTGACGAACTCTTCATGGTGATCTCGGGCGACCTCGTCATCCAGCTGCGCGACGGCGACGTGAGGCTCGGGCCTGGCGACGTCTACGTCGTGCCGCGCGGCGTCGAGCACTGCCCGCGCGCCGACGGCGAGGTGTCGGCGATCCTCATCGAGCCGCAGGGCACCGTGAACACGGGCGACACCCCGAGCGAACGCACCGCGCAGCTTCGAGACCTCGACTGA
- a CDS encoding response regulator transcription factor codes for MIRVLVVDDQALVRGGFRTILDSEDGIEVVGEAADGAEAVAAVAELSPDVVCMDVQMPGMDGLEATRRITADAASAAAVLVLTTFNREDYLFAALEAGASGFLLKNSSPEQLIEAVQVVARGDALLSPDVTRRVIEAVAASGGQGLDAARSSARSSTAPTVRPTPPATETARSAPPALATLTEREREVLELLALGISNAEIAQRMWVGEATVKTHVSKVLMKLGLRDRVHAVVFAYEHGVVRPAS; via the coding sequence GTGATCCGCGTGCTCGTCGTCGACGACCAGGCCCTCGTCCGCGGCGGCTTCCGCACCATCCTCGACTCGGAGGACGGCATCGAGGTCGTCGGCGAGGCGGCCGACGGGGCCGAGGCGGTGGCGGCCGTCGCCGAGCTGTCGCCCGACGTCGTGTGCATGGACGTGCAGATGCCCGGCATGGACGGGCTCGAGGCCACCCGGCGCATCACGGCGGATGCGGCATCCGCTGCGGCCGTGCTCGTGCTCACCACGTTCAACCGCGAGGACTACCTCTTCGCGGCGCTCGAGGCCGGTGCCAGCGGGTTCCTGCTCAAGAACTCCAGCCCAGAGCAGCTCATCGAGGCGGTGCAGGTCGTGGCGCGCGGCGACGCGCTGTTGTCGCCGGATGTCACGCGGCGCGTGATCGAGGCGGTGGCGGCATCCGGCGGCCAAGGGCTCGATGCGGCTCGTTCGTCGGCGCGGTCATCGACCGCGCCGACCGTGCGGCCGACCCCTCCCGCGACGGAGACGGCCCGCTCGGCACCGCCCGCGCTCGCGACGCTCACCGAGCGCGAACGGGAGGTGCTCGAGCTGCTCGCCCTGGGCATCTCGAACGCCGAGATCGCGCAGCGCATGTGGGTCGGCGAGGCGACGGTGAAGACGCACGTCTCGAAGGTGCTCATGAAGCTCGGCCTGCGCGACCGCGTGCACGCCGTCGTCTTCGCCTACGAGCACGGGGTGGTGCGCCCGGCGTCGTGA
- a CDS encoding histidine kinase, which produces MSVSAAPPVLDGVEWVRPRPLRAAYRYDLILALVMAVGTAASVVLSRITGWGEDAPWWGSVLWVAAMNLPLAARRRWPEIVALVASAAFVIGAVTEVGEVLFSNIALFIAIYTVGAWGRSRLRANVVRGVIVVGMFVWLFWGLIVGSLTPDQLPEMSREGVISPYLAYGLINVLTNLLYFGGAWYFGDSAYRSARSRAELEQRTAELAAERERTRAQAVAIERLRIARELHDVVAHHVSVIGVQAGAARRVLAKDPDAAAAALSAIESSARDAVEELHGLLGTLRSDTGPVVAPAATGPAASAPAAEPAVTSTSTRGIDRLDELVAESVAAGVRTELAIVGEARPVSAVIGVSAYRIVQEALTNVRKHAGASTSAEVRVRWSDAAVEVEVTNTGVRGGGDGGSRRGGDRSGDGGDGSPAVGAGLGQVGMRERVAAVGGTLELGPRARGGYLVRAAFPLRREEVRS; this is translated from the coding sequence ATGTCCGTCTCAGCAGCGCCGCCCGTGCTCGACGGCGTCGAGTGGGTGCGACCGCGACCGCTCCGGGCGGCGTACCGATACGACCTCATCCTGGCGCTCGTGATGGCCGTGGGCACCGCCGCGAGCGTGGTGCTCTCCCGCATCACCGGATGGGGCGAGGATGCCCCGTGGTGGGGTTCGGTGCTGTGGGTCGCCGCGATGAACCTGCCGCTCGCCGCGCGGCGGCGCTGGCCCGAGATCGTCGCGCTCGTGGCATCCGCCGCCTTCGTCATCGGCGCCGTCACCGAGGTCGGTGAGGTGCTCTTCTCGAACATCGCGCTGTTCATCGCCATCTACACGGTCGGTGCGTGGGGCCGCAGCCGGCTGCGCGCCAACGTGGTGCGCGGCGTCATCGTCGTGGGCATGTTCGTGTGGCTGTTCTGGGGCCTGATCGTCGGCTCACTCACACCCGACCAGCTGCCCGAGATGTCCCGCGAGGGCGTGATCTCGCCGTACCTCGCCTACGGGCTCATCAACGTGCTCACCAACCTGCTCTACTTCGGCGGCGCCTGGTACTTCGGCGACTCCGCCTACCGCTCGGCTCGATCGCGAGCCGAGCTCGAGCAGCGCACCGCCGAGCTCGCCGCCGAACGCGAGCGCACCCGCGCCCAAGCCGTGGCCATCGAGCGCCTTCGCATCGCCCGGGAGTTGCACGACGTCGTCGCGCACCACGTCTCGGTCATCGGCGTGCAGGCCGGCGCGGCGCGGCGCGTGCTCGCGAAGGATCCGGATGCCGCGGCGGCGGCGCTCTCGGCCATCGAGTCGAGCGCCCGCGACGCCGTCGAAGAGCTGCACGGGCTGCTCGGCACGCTGCGCAGCGACACCGGGCCGGTCGTCGCGCCGGCCGCAACGGGTCCGGCCGCATCGGCGCCAGCCGCTGAGCCCGCCGTGACCAGCACGAGCACGCGCGGCATCGACCGCCTCGATGAGCTCGTGGCCGAGTCGGTGGCCGCCGGCGTGCGCACCGAGCTCGCCATCGTCGGCGAGGCGCGCCCGGTGTCGGCGGTGATCGGCGTCAGCGCGTACCGGATCGTGCAGGAGGCGCTCACGAACGTGCGGAAGCACGCCGGCGCGTCGACGAGCGCCGAGGTGCGGGTGCGGTGGTCGGATGCCGCGGTCGAGGTCGAGGTGACGAACACCGGTGTCCGTGGCGGTGGTGATGGCGGCAGCCGCCGTGGTGGCGACCGCTCGGGCGATGGCGGCGATGGAAGTCCGGCCGTCGGCGCGGGACTCGGCCAGGTCGGCATGCGCGAACGCGTCGCCGCGGTCGGCGGCACCCTCGAGCTCGGCCCCCGCGCCCGCGGCGGCTACCTCGTGCGCGCGGCGTTCCCGCTCCGGCGCGAGGAGGTGCGATCGTGA